A portion of the Perognathus longimembris pacificus isolate PPM17 chromosome 20, ASM2315922v1, whole genome shotgun sequence genome contains these proteins:
- the Spaca6 gene encoding sperm acrosome membrane-associated protein 6, with product MALAALVNTVVSLLLALLVFRVSTWACLLCFTTYSERIQICKMFVGGSGSKTKACEKTLELSFNSLQSLEIDYDQRNYVHDTFLQMGYSLQEMATAKWTHREAFHEAAVKMKVFISQLKKAHTCIPPCGVQELTRRFICNGCYSLICKLPLNCPIQDVIVNPGDQAMFSCVVDFQLPKEQISYSWKFAKVRTQDMSYFHDLPLAQGFVARVRPVKYSHRGTYSCMIKHDLRPLARLYFFLNVTGPAPPGESKLQIAFREVVRWARTKPEVMEPWKPSVVELLASPWTWTWEDLCELAAIVAVVSATLTVLVWMFCRWYCSGP from the exons ATGGCCCTGGCAGCCTTGGTGAACACTGTGGTCTCTCTCCTCCTGGCCCTCCTGGTCTTCCGGGTGTCCACATGGGCCTGTCTCCTTTGCTTTACCACGTACTCGGAGCGCATCCAGATCTGCAAAATGTTTGTCGGGGGGTCAGGATCGAAGACCAAGGCGTGCGAGAAAACCCTCGAGCTGTCCTTCAACAGTTTGCAATCTCTGGAAATTG ATTACGACCAGCGAAACTACGTGCACGACACCTTCCtgcagatgggatactccctccAGGAGATGGCTACTGCCAAAT GGACCCATAGAGAAGCATTCCATGAAGCTGCAGTAAAAATGAAGGTGTTCATTTCACAActtaaaaaag CCCATACCTGCATCCCTCCATGTG GGGTCCAGGAGCTCACCCGGCGTTTCATCTGCAATGGGTGCTACTCCCTCATCTGCAAGCTCCCGCTGAACTGTCCAA TTCAGGACGTGATAGTCAATCCTGGGGACCAGGCTATGTTTTCTTGCGTTGTGGACTTCCAGTTGCCAAAGGAACAGATCTCCTATTCCTGGAAGTTCGCCAAA GTCCGGACTCAGGATATGTCCTACTTCCACGACCTGCCGCTGGCCCAAGGGTTCGTGGCGCGGGTCCGCCCGGTGAAGTACAGCCACAGAGGGACCTACTCCTGCATGATCAAGCACGACTTGCGCCCCTTGGCGCGGCTCTACTTCTTCCTCAACG TCactggcccggccccgcccggggaGTCCAAGCTCCAGATCGCCTTCCGGGAAGTGGTGCGCTGGGCGCGGACGAAGCCGGAAGTGATGGAACCCTGGAAGCCCAGCGTGGTAGAGCTACTGGCTTCTCCCTGGACCTGGACGTGGGAAGACTTGTGCGAGCTAGCCGCCATCGTGGCTGTCGTGTCCGCGACCCTGACGGTGCTAGTGTG GATGTTCTGTCGGTGGTATTGCAGCGGCCCCTAG
- the LOC125368114 gene encoding LOW QUALITY PROTEIN: sialic acid-binding Ig-like lectin 5 (The sequence of the model RefSeq protein was modified relative to this genomic sequence to represent the inferred CDS: substituted 1 base at 1 genomic stop codon) has translation LLLLLLLPLLWAGSLQENLGFNLQVPEQVTVQEGLCVLVPCAFSYPGYKIGSSSKLYIYWYRSGYQKVKYPVATNDPSVHVATNTRDRFQLLEHSESVNCSLNISDARLQDAGSYYLYMKRGNSGHNYENTRLKLEVTALTEKPVIHSPKPLQSGRLAQLTCSLPGYCRGGXPLTFSWTRDVLKPMGPRNTHTPVLTLTPQAKDYNTSLTCQVELQGTNKPTERTILLNVSYPPQLLGPSCSWEAEGLHCTCASHAWPAPSLQWRLGEALLEGDSSNTSITITSSSAGSWANSSLILPEGFISSLRLSCEAQNANGAQSTWVLLLPGKSEPRARSLLAPAALGGAGAMALLGLCLWLIFFCIVKTHRPCATGRPQGTDDEDPVMGTVSWRSRQKPSPDSPGDQALPAETALASTEPQELHYASLIFSGMNFQES, from the exons ctgctgctgctgctgttgctgccccTGTTGTGGGCTG GGTCTCTGCAGGAGAACTTGGGGTTCAACCTCCAAGTGCCAGAACAAGTGACGGTGCAGGAGGGCCTGTGCGTCTTAGTGCCTTGTGCCTTCTCCTACCCTGGGTATAAGATAGGATCCTCCAGCAAGCTCTACATCTACTGGTATAGGAGTGGATACCAGAAAGTAAAGTATCCTGTGGCTACAAACGACCCTAGCGTACATGTGGCAACAAATACCAGGGACCGGTTCCAGCTCCTTGAACATTCAGAGAGCGTCAACTGTTCTCTGAACATCAGTGACGCCAGGCTTCAGGACGCTGGAAGCTACTACCTCTACATGAAGAGAGGGAATTCAGGACATAATTATGAAAACACGAGGCTGAAACTGGAGGTGACAG CCCTGACCGAGAAACCTGTAATCCACTCTCCCAAGCCTCTGCAGTCCGGCCGCCTCGCGCAGCTGACCTGCAGCCTTCCAGGATACTGCAGAGGAGGCTGACCTCTCACCTTCTCCTGGACCAGGGATGTCCTGAAGCCCATGGGCCCTAGAAACACCCACACCCCGGTGCTCACTCTCACCCCACAGGCAAAGGACTACAACACCAGTCTTACCTGTCAAGTGGAACTACAAGGAACCAATAAGCCTACAGAGAGAACCATCCTGCTCAATGTCTCCT ACCCTCCACAGCTGCTGGGCCCCTCCTGCTCCTGGGAGGCAGAGGGGCTGCACTGCACCTGTGCATCCCATGCCTGGCCGGCCCCCTCCCTGCAGTGGCGTCTGGGGGAGGCGCTACTGGAGGGGGACAGCAGCAACACCTCCATCACCATCACCTCCAGTTCAGCGGGGTCCTGGGCCAACAGCTCCCTGATCCTCCCCGAGGGGTTCATCTCTAGCCTCAGGCTCAGCTGTGAGGCCCAGAATGCAAATGGGGCCCAGAGCACCTGGGTGCTGCTGCTGCCAG GGAAGTCGGAGCCCAGGGCCAGGTCTCTGCTGGCTCCTGCCGCCCTTGGAGGTGCTGGGGCCATGGCCCTGCTAGGTCTATGTCTGTggctcatttttttctgtat AGTGAAGACGCATAGGCCTTGTGCCACTGGGAGACCACAGGGCACGGATGATGAAGACCCTGTGATGGGTACAGTCAGCTGG aGGTCCAGGCAGAAGCCCTCACCAGACAGCCCCGGGGACCAAGCATTACCTGCTGAGACAGCCCTTGCCTCCACAGAACCACAGGAACTCCATTATGCCTCTCTCATCTTTAGTGGGATGAACTTTCAAGAGTCCTGA
- the Has1 gene encoding hyaluronan synthase 1 — MADLPKPTGAVRPISGLARRVLTVGFALLILGLITWAYAAGVPLASDRHGLLAFGLYGAFLCAHLVAQSLFAFLEHRRVRVQARRTPGWLGGPGCRVPSVALTISAYQEDPAYLRQCLASARALHYPRAQLRVIMVVDGNRAEDLYMLDMFRQTFADEDPATFVWDGNYHQPWEPAAPPSPPAGAYREVEAEDPGRLAVEALVRTHRCVCIAQRWGGKREVMYTAFKALGDSVDYVQVCDSDTRLDPMALLELVRVLEEDPRVGAVGGDVRILNPLDSWVSFLSSLRYWVAFNVERACQSYFHCVSCISGPLGLYRNSLLQQFLEAWYNQKFLGTHCTFGDDRHLTNRMLSMGYATKYTARSRCYSETPSSFLRWLSQQTRWSKSYFREWLYNALWWHRHHAWMTYEAVVSGLFPFFVAATVLRLFYAGRPWALLWVLLCVQGVALAKAAFAAWLRGCLRMVLLSLYAPLYMCGLLPAKFLALVTMNQSGWGTSGRRKLAANYVPLVPLALWALLLLGGLLRSVIQEAQADWSGPARAAEALHLATGAGAYVGYWVVMLTLYWVCVRRLCRRRSGGYQVQV; from the exons ATGGCG GACTTGCCCAAGCCCACCGGGGCCGTGCGTCCCATCTCAGGTCTGGCCCGCCGGGTGCTGACTGTGGGCTTCGCCCTGCTCATCCTGGGCCTCATAACCTGGGCCTACGCAGCCGGCGTGCCTCTGGCCTCGGACCGCCACGGCCTCCTGGCTTTCGGCCTCTATGGCGCCTTCCTGTGCGCGCACCTGGTGGCGCAGAGCCTTTTTGCTTTCCTGGAGCACCGGCGCGTGAGGGTGCAGGCACGGCGGACTCCGGGCTGGCTAGGGGGGCCAGGCTGCCGGGTACCCAGCGTGGCGCTGACCATCTCGGCCTACCAGGAGGACCCTGCCTACCTGCGCCAGTGCCTGGCATCGGCGCGTGCCCTGCACTACCCACGCGCACAGCTGCGTGTGATCATGGTGGTGGACGGGAACCGGGCCGAGGACCTCTACATGCTGGACATGTTCCGCCAGACCTTCGCTGACGAGGACCCTGCCACTTTCGTGTGGGATGGCAACTACCACCAGCCCTGGGAACCTGCGGCCCCGCCAAGCCCCCCTGCTGGTGCCTACCGGGAGGTAGAGGCTGAGGACCCAGGGCGGCTGGCGGTGGAGGCCCTGGTGCGGACACACCGGTGTGTGTGCATTGCCCAGCGCTGGGGCGGCAAGCGCGAGGTCATGTACACAGCCTTCAAGGCACTGGGCGACTCTGTGGACTATGTGCAG GTGTGCGACTCAGACACCAGACTGGACCCCATGGCCCTGCTAGAGCTGGTGCGGGTGCTGGAGGAAGACCCCCGAGTGGGGGCCGTCGGGGGGGACGTGCGCATCCTCAACCCTCTGGACTCCTgggtcagcttcctgagcagcctgCGGTACTGGGTGGCCTTCAACGTGGAGCGGGCATGCCAGAGCTACTTCCACTGCGTGTCCTGCATCAGTGGGCCCCTGG GCCTGTATAGGAACAGTCTTCTGCAGCAGTTCCTGGAGGCGTGGTATAACCAGAAGTTCCTGGGCACCCACTGCACCTTTGGGGACGACCGGCACCTAACCAACCGCATGCTCAGCATGGGCTATGCCACCAA GTACACAGCTCGCTCCCGCTGTTACTCAGAGACGCCGTCATCCTTCCTGCGCTGGCTCAGCCAGCAGACGCGCTGGTCCAAGTCCTACTTCCGAGAGTGGCTGTACAACGCACTGTGGTGGCACCGGCACCACGCGTGGATGACCTACGAGGCGGTGGTCTCTGGCCTCTTCCCCTTCTTTGTGGCTGCCACGGTGCTGAGGCTGTTCTATGCGGGGCGCCCATGGGCACTGCTGTGGGTGCTGTTGTGTGTACAGGGGGTGGCCCTGGCCAAGGCCGCCTTCGCCGCCTGGCTGCGTGGCTGTCTGCGCATGGTGCTCCTGTCCCTCTATGCGCCCCTCTACATGTGCGGCCTGCTGCCCGCCAAGTTCCTGGCACTGGTCACCATGAACCAGAGTGGCTGGGGCACCTCGGGCCGGAGGAAGCTGGCAGCTAACTATGTACCTTTGGTACCACTGGCCCTCTGGGCTTTACTGCTGCTGGGAGGCCTGCTCCGCAGTGTGATCCAGGAGGCCCAGGCCGACTGGAGTGGCCCTGCGCGGGCAGCAGAGGCTCTGCACCTGGCCACCGGGGCCGGGGCCTATGTGGGCTACTGGGTGGTCATGCTGACCCTATACTGGGTGTGTGTGAGGAGACTGTGTCGGCGGCGGTCAGGTGGCTACCAAGTTCAGGTATGA